The following are encoded together in the Coffea arabica cultivar ET-39 chromosome 1c, Coffea Arabica ET-39 HiFi, whole genome shotgun sequence genome:
- the LOC113727461 gene encoding uncharacterized protein, producing the protein MGRPSSAVEIPHERRRSGREYSPDRYVFEDSRPRHRTRNRSPSPIRSRSRSFSRSRSRSRSPIYNQYSKHDRRRDLRASPDYSYPTRSPRSETLKLEKKYNNYSDTRKNSYLDRDYRNGRYAESESDEELRGLSFEDYRSLKRQKLRKMLKNCIWNCTPSPPRNPNDPEEDEIAENSEVEKELSKKDAKNGDILKSDAKSESESESASGSTDSESDDSRSKRKEKGKGKKSSSRRKRRRSKSVSETESESDESSEGSEEDHRTRGRRKSSSRNQTRRKKSSRRSRRRRSSRRRSYSDESESEDESGSEDSDASLSSGDRVKSKKRKSSSSSRSKHNKKNQRKSHSDESESEDESGSEDSDASPSSGDRVKSTKQKSARSKRSKKKRKTESDDEASLSEKSSDSAVDAKSKPKPAEEKVMLNEVDSEVLQFKELIESRKRAALENEPVVGPMPLPRAEGHISYGGALRPGEGDAIAQYVQQGKRIPRRGEVGLSAEEIQKFETLGYVMSGSRHQRMNAIRIRKENQVYSAEDKRALAMFNYEEKSKREQKVMSDLQRLVQRHIGQDAGPSHDPFGGRSTEGAEA; encoded by the coding sequence ATGGGCCGACCGTCGTCCGCTGTAGAAATCCCCCATGAACGGCGTCGTAGCGGTAGAGAATATTCCCCGGACCGCTACGTTTTCGAAGATTCAAGGCCTCGCCATCGTACCCGCAATCGCAGCCCCAGCCCTATCCGAAGCCGCAGCAGAAGTTTTAGCCGGAGCCGTAGTCGTAGTCGGAGCCCAATCTACAACCAATACTCAAAGCACGACAGGCGCCGTGACCTACGAGCCTCTCCGGATTATTCCTACCCTACCAGAAGCCCTAGGTCTGAAACCCTAAAGTTGGAGAAGAAATACAACAACTACAGCGATACCCGGAAGAATTCCTACCTCGATCGCGATTATAGGAACGGGCGGTATGCGGAGTCGGAATCTGACGAGGAGCTGAGAGGCTTGAGCTTCGAAGACTACAGGAGCCTCAAGCGCCAGAAATTGAGAAAGATGCTGAAGAATTGTATTTGGAATTGTACTCCTAGTCCTCCCAGGAATCCGAACGATCCTGAGGAGGATGAAATCGCGGAAAACAGCGAAGTGGAAAAGGAACTTagcaagaaagatgcaaaaaatGGGGATATTTTGAAATCGGATGCTAAAAGCGAGTCTGAATCTGAGTCAGCATCGGGGTCTACTGACTCTGAATCGGATGATTCGAGGTCCAAGAGGAAGgagaaggggaaggggaagaaatCGAGTTCTAGGCGTAAGAGGAGGAGGTCAAAGTCGGTTTCTGAGACTGAGAGTGAATCAGATGAGTCTAGTGAAGGCTCAGAGGAAGATCATCGTACGAGGGGAAGGAGGAAATCTTCTAGCAGAAATCAGACTAGGCGAAAGAAGAGCAGCAGGAGAagtaggaggaggaggagtaGTAGGAGGAGAAGTTACTCAGATGAAAGTGAAAGCGAAGATGAGAGTGGAAGTGAGGATTCTGATGCTAGTCTATCATCAGGAGATCGGGTGAAGTCTAAAAAGCGGAAGAGCTCTTCCTCTTCCAGGTCCAAACATAACAAGAAGAACCAGAGGAAAAGTCATTCAGATGAAAGCGAAAGCGAAGATGAGAGTGGGAGTGAGGATTCTGATGCTAGTCCATCATCAGGAGATCGTGTGAAGTCTACAAAGCAGAAGAGCGCAAGGTCCAAACGTagcaagaagaagaggaaaacaGAATCCGATGACGAGGCCTCATTATCAGAGAAGAGTTCTGATTCTGCAGTTGATGCTAAGAGTAAACCTAAGCCTGCAGAGGAAAAGGTGATGTTGAATGAAGTTGATAGTGAGGTGCTTCAGTTTAAGGAGCTTATTGAGTCGAGGAAGAGAGCTGCATTAGAGAATGAGCCAGTGGTTGGGCCGATGCCGTTGCCAAGGGCTGAAGGGCATATTAGTTATGGTGGGGCACTTAGGCCAGGTGAAGGTGATGCCATTGCACAGTATGTTCAGCAGGGGAAGCGTATCCCACGAAGAGGTGAAGTGGGTTTATCAGCTGAGGAGATTCAGAAGTTTGAGACTCTTGGATATGTGATGAGTGGTAGTAGGCATCAGAGGATGAATGCTATTCGTATTAGAAAGGAAAACCAGGTTTATAGTGCTGAGGACAAGCGTGCATTGGCCATGTTTAACTATGAGGAGAAGTCCAAGCGTGAACAGAAGGTTATGTCTGATCTACAGCGGCTGGTGCAGCGCCACATTGGGCAGGATGCTGGTCCATCTCACGATCCTTTTGGCGGGAGGTCCACTGAGGGGGCTGAAGCTTGA
- the LOC113727439 gene encoding SNF1-related protein kinase regulatory subunit beta-3-like produces the protein MSHPCRDDQDATVVGFEVPRSPDSSYNNVYPGNEDEGREPPFVPPHLQQTMLNCPPTRDPSVSLPLPQNVTLNHLYLQNRESPRSVVALGVTHRFRSKFVTVVLYKPVQRRGSGST, from the exons ATGAGCCACCCATGCCGTGATGATCAA GATGCAACTGTTGTAGGATTTGAGGTTCCAAGGTCCCCTGATTCAAGTTACAACAACGTGTACCCTGGGAATGAAGATGAGGGACGGGAACCACCTTTCGTCCCCCCTCATCTGCAACAGACCATGCTTAACTGCCCACCAACTAGAGATCCTTCTGTGTCCCTTCCGCTGCCACAGAATGTTACCCTGAACCATCTTTACCTACAGAACAGGGAGAGTCCTCGCTCTGTGGTTGCACTTGGGGTCACCCATCGCTTTCGCTCTAAATTTGTCACAGTCGTGCTTTATAAACCAGTTCAAAGAAGGGGAAGTGGGAGCACTTAA
- the LOC113727448 gene encoding uncharacterized protein: MSLQKLLQNLRTVKKCQLPNPSQNPKAKIADTIISAILITSTFQTIPATTTNLLSKLTSNFVHLILSDPRIQIPKCLDFFNFLVKNQALLSFQLSIETHLTLLCRLVKSRKFEDAEDLLRAFLILHENGRCPFSAIASFFQNNCYKPFIRAKVFNLMIKVYSDNQEFNKATQTFDYMRNNGVEINERTCTILLIEITRCDQLELGIEFFYRIVESGIEISVFSLTVVVDALCKSGEIRRARELVEKMVGYGIRPNIITCNTLVDACAKRWNFDELDKTLELMRREGVEFSVETYKFLIDGFSSSGRVKDSERMVFEMLDKGFKMDVYTCNLIIAGYCRLDNVERAFSFFCTMDKRGIGANADTYRILVCGFCKVGKIEVIQELVTQMNHKGFEIDRGTFDTLIGAYCKQGKVGEAFSFLKLMEEKGVIADFAVHEMVLSGLCESGRTEESKLLFSTLMKRSLASKGSRFVPLAESSTSQENQKQVHGDEEMKISPSSDLLRSVPLIESSRNQEHQGLVSTDEEMQICSSSDLYSGLIAILRDGN, from the coding sequence ATGTCACTCCAAAAACTCCTCCAGAACCTCAGAACTGTTAAAAAATGCCAACTCCCAAACCCTTCTCAAAACCCCAAAGCCAAAATTGCAGACACCATTATATCCGCAATTCTGATCACCTCAACTTTTCAAACCATCCCAGCAACCACCACCAATCTCCTCTCCAAGCTTACCTCCAACTTTGTCCACCTCATTCTCTCTGACCCTCGTATACAAATTCCCAAATGCCTTgatttcttcaatttccttGTGAAAAACCAAGCTTTACTCTCTTTTCAGCTCAGTATTGAGACCCATTTGACCCTTCTTTGCAGGCTTGTCAAATCAAGAAAGTTTGAGGATGCTGAGGATCTTTTGAGGGCATTCTTGATTCTTCATGAGAATGGCAGGTGCCCATTTTCTGCTATTGCTTCATTCTTTCAGAATAACTGTTATAAGCCTTTTATTCGTGCTAAAGTTTTCAATCTGATGATTAAAGTTTACTCTGATAACCAAGAGTTCAATAAGGCTACGCAGACATTTGATTATATGAGAAATAATGGTGTTGAGATAAATGAGAGAACTTGCACTATACTTTTGATCGAAATAACGAGATGTGATCAGTTGGAGTtgggaattgagtttttttatCGAATAGTAGAGTCTGGAATTGAGATTTCGGTGTTTTCATTGACAGTTGTTGTTGATGCCCTGTGTAAGAGTGGTGAGATTAGAAGGGCTAGAGAATTAGTTGAGAAAATGGTCGGTTATGGAATAAGGCCTAATATAATTACGTGTAATACATTGGTGGATGCTTGTGCCAAGAGGTGGAATTTTGACGAATTGGATAAGACGTTGGAGTTAATGAGAAGAGAAGGCGTGGAATTCAGTGTTGAGACTTACAAATTTTTAATTGATGGATTTTCAAGTTCCGGTAGAGTTAAAGATTCCGAAAGGATGGTTTTTGAGATGCTTGATAAGGGATTCAAGATGGATGTGTACACATGTAATTTGATTATAGCAGGCTATTGTAGATTGGATAATGTAGAACGAGCATTTTCGTTCTTCTGTACTATGGATAAGAGGGGTATTGGTGCAAATGCTGACACATACAGGATTTTGGTTTGTGGTTTCTGTAAGGTTGGAAAAATTGAGGTGATACAAGAACTTGTCACTCAAATGAACCATAAAGGATTTGAAATTGACCGTGGCACGTTTGATACTTTAATTGGTGCATATTGTAAACAAGGAAAAGTAGGTGAAGCCTTCTCATTTTTAAAACTTATGGAGGAGAAAGGAGTTATTGCCGATTTTGCTGTGCATGAGATGGTTCTGAGTGGCTTATGTGAGTCAGGTCGAACTGAAGAATCCAAGTTGCTATTCAGTACTTTGATGAAAAGGAGCCTAGCTTCTAAGGGCTCGAGATTCGTTCCATTGGCTGAGTCATcaacaagtcaagaaaatcaAAAGCAGGTTCACGGAgatgaagaaatgaaaattAGCCCAAGTTCTGATCTGTTGAGGTCTGTTCCTTTAATTGAGTCATCAAGAAATCAGGAACATCAGGGGCTGGTTTCTACAGATGAAGAGATGCAAATTTGCTCTAGTTCTGATTTATATTCTGGTCTGATAGCCATATTGCGAGATGGAAACTAG